One Streptomyces sp. RPA4-2 genomic window carries:
- a CDS encoding AMP-binding protein, which yields MFRADLVRPLHELLAGHAEHRPRQPAFRDAHRSVTYAELALRTARVAGHLAELGLERGARAVIYLPNRVETVESYLAVTRASAVGVPLNPQSTDAELSFLLDDCAARMVITGVAQLPQVRRVLVDRPGVAVVVVPDPSGPEEEHGLPRYETLATTWSIRHPPRDDLGMDEPAWMLYTSGTTGRPKGVVSTQRSSLWATGACTAPVLGLSPEDRVLWPMPLFHAVAHNVCVLGVLAVGATARITDGLAADEILRTAREERSTFLVGVPTMYHHMVERARSDGFDALADLRLCMVAGSSCPVSLHESFRAAFGLPLLDSYGSTETGGAITTNLPEGPYVPGSCGLPVPGLTLRLTDPRTGEEVPGGEEGEVWVSSPALMLGYHRQDEATASVLSDGWYRTGDIAWQDGAGYVTISGRLKELIIRGGENIHPGEIEKVLGRVEGIADAAVGAKPHDTLGEVPVAYLVRGPGGIDTDAVLAACRAELSAFKLPEELYEVDEIPRNPAGKIARKRLAGLPGRLLWRRARTAQQSSRVYEGALELGLLDGAHPLLQAAVELPGGDGVLFSGRLQGGGHAAPPSRTVAGTAVVAPAVLAELVLHAGNHVGCGRLVELGTGEPLVLPERDGVQLRVSVGAAGDEGVRPVTVHARRDGGGATGRPWTRHASGTLAPGLPDPDDPGELAVWPPAGSRRVPFEELPSDSGDGVPRELRTVWRRDGELFAEVALPDDNREQGALFGLHPALLDAVLRPLLLHTRVDPAVQAPAPDGDGLWWPDSWHGVTLHASGASVLRVRVRPRPDGGFGIEAADAAGDPVLSVESVTAGGLTRSALARASALQQDGLFTQVWHDVELAPAARHGDERWAVVGDDPLRVRAGLMAAGRYSETYPDLGALAKAVSDGAEPPHVVVVSRPPAAAGSGADVADAVRGAVREGLEWARRWGDPLFADSRLVVLTRGAVPAWDGSTAPDLPAAALWGLVGAAQDRAPGRFVLVDTDASKRAWRVLPDAVASGEPRLALRGRAARVPRVERVAPGAGSPVPTPRGTGLLLVVQAGATAPVGRLPAGLGSREVLLADTAGPDPAAAAQAGVPGTSVAAWDAADPVASVRPLRAAGPSAVLFAAAVHIASEGPDGDVDAVLRPVVDTALALGDGLAPGDVDTFVLSSPGPSPTAPGLVAEAAGAFLDAWAVRLRAAGVPAVSVRGADLASREALDLFDAACSLGLPAVVAARTPLGGAGSPGPLTGSAALRRGLVAGAGRRVARDAVADPSGLRHRLAALSDAEQEQSLIDLVRTHFAASLGLPGGAQVPPDGETRELGFDSLTALTARNALVEATGLPLSAAVVFDFATPAGLARHLKKELLAR from the coding sequence ATGTTCCGTGCCGATCTCGTCCGGCCGCTGCACGAACTGCTCGCCGGGCACGCCGAACACCGGCCCCGGCAGCCCGCGTTCCGCGACGCCCACCGCTCGGTGACGTACGCCGAACTCGCCCTGCGTACCGCCCGGGTGGCCGGCCACCTCGCCGAACTGGGCCTCGAACGCGGGGCGCGGGCCGTGATCTACCTGCCCAACCGGGTGGAGACGGTGGAGAGTTACCTGGCGGTCACGCGGGCGAGCGCGGTCGGCGTCCCGCTCAACCCTCAGTCGACCGACGCGGAGCTGTCCTTCCTGCTGGACGACTGCGCGGCCCGCATGGTGATCACCGGGGTGGCCCAACTGCCGCAGGTGCGCCGGGTCCTGGTCGACCGGCCGGGGGTCGCGGTCGTGGTCGTGCCGGACCCCTCCGGGCCTGAGGAGGAGCACGGTCTGCCGCGCTACGAGACCCTGGCGACGACCTGGTCGATACGTCATCCGCCGCGCGACGACCTGGGCATGGACGAACCCGCGTGGATGCTCTACACGTCCGGCACCACGGGCCGCCCCAAGGGCGTGGTCTCCACCCAGCGGTCGTCGCTGTGGGCGACCGGCGCCTGCACCGCCCCGGTGCTCGGGCTGTCGCCCGAGGACCGGGTGCTGTGGCCGATGCCGCTGTTCCACGCCGTCGCGCACAACGTGTGCGTGCTCGGCGTGCTGGCGGTCGGCGCGACGGCCCGGATCACCGACGGGCTGGCGGCGGACGAGATCCTGCGCACGGCCCGCGAGGAGCGCTCCACGTTCCTCGTCGGAGTGCCGACGATGTACCACCACATGGTCGAGCGGGCCCGGTCCGACGGCTTCGACGCCCTGGCCGACCTGAGACTGTGCATGGTCGCGGGCTCCTCCTGCCCGGTGTCGCTGCACGAGTCCTTCCGCGCCGCGTTCGGCCTGCCGCTGCTGGACAGTTACGGCAGCACCGAGACCGGCGGCGCGATCACCACCAACCTTCCCGAGGGCCCGTACGTGCCGGGCTCCTGCGGGCTGCCCGTACCGGGTCTGACGCTGCGTCTGACGGACCCCCGCACCGGGGAGGAAGTGCCCGGCGGGGAGGAGGGCGAGGTGTGGGTCTCCAGCCCGGCGCTGATGCTCGGCTACCACCGCCAGGACGAGGCGACCGCGTCCGTGCTGAGCGACGGCTGGTACCGCACCGGTGACATCGCCTGGCAGGACGGCGCCGGGTACGTCACGATCAGCGGCCGGCTGAAGGAACTCATCATCCGCGGCGGCGAGAACATCCATCCGGGCGAGATCGAGAAGGTGCTGGGCCGGGTGGAGGGCATCGCGGACGCGGCCGTGGGCGCCAAGCCGCACGACACGCTCGGTGAGGTGCCGGTGGCGTACCTGGTGCGCGGACCCGGCGGCATCGACACGGACGCGGTCCTGGCCGCGTGCCGCGCGGAGCTGTCGGCGTTCAAGCTGCCCGAGGAGCTGTACGAGGTCGACGAGATCCCGCGCAACCCCGCCGGGAAGATCGCCCGCAAGCGTCTGGCCGGGCTGCCCGGCCGGCTGCTGTGGCGCAGGGCCCGCACGGCGCAGCAGTCCTCGCGGGTCTACGAAGGGGCCCTGGAACTCGGCCTGCTGGACGGCGCGCACCCGCTGCTGCAGGCCGCGGTCGAGCTGCCCGGTGGGGACGGCGTGCTGTTCTCCGGCCGGCTGCAGGGCGGCGGGCACGCTGCGCCGCCGTCCCGCACGGTGGCCGGTACGGCCGTCGTGGCGCCCGCGGTGCTCGCCGAGCTGGTGCTGCACGCCGGGAACCACGTCGGCTGCGGACGGCTGGTGGAACTGGGCACCGGCGAACCGCTCGTGCTGCCCGAGCGGGACGGCGTCCAGCTGCGGGTGAGTGTCGGGGCCGCCGGCGACGAGGGCGTACGTCCCGTGACCGTGCACGCCCGGCGGGACGGCGGGGGCGCGACCGGGCGGCCCTGGACCCGCCACGCGTCCGGCACCCTCGCGCCCGGCCTCCCCGACCCCGACGACCCGGGTGAACTGGCCGTGTGGCCGCCCGCGGGTTCCCGGCGCGTCCCCTTCGAGGAACTGCCGTCCGATTCCGGCGACGGCGTGCCGCGCGAGCTGCGGACGGTGTGGCGGCGCGACGGTGAGTTGTTCGCCGAGGTCGCGCTGCCCGACGACAACCGTGAGCAGGGGGCCCTGTTCGGACTGCACCCGGCACTGCTGGACGCGGTGCTGCGGCCCCTGCTCCTGCACACCCGGGTGGATCCGGCGGTCCAGGCGCCCGCGCCGGACGGCGACGGCCTGTGGTGGCCGGACTCCTGGCACGGGGTGACGCTGCATGCCTCCGGGGCGTCCGTGCTGCGCGTGCGGGTACGGCCGCGGCCCGACGGCGGGTTCGGCATCGAGGCCGCCGACGCGGCCGGCGATCCCGTACTGAGCGTGGAGTCCGTGACGGCCGGCGGACTGACCCGCTCCGCGCTGGCCCGGGCCTCGGCGCTCCAGCAGGACGGCCTGTTCACCCAGGTGTGGCACGACGTGGAACTCGCGCCGGCCGCGCGGCACGGCGACGAACGGTGGGCGGTGGTCGGTGACGACCCGCTGCGGGTCCGCGCCGGCCTGATGGCCGCCGGGCGCTACTCGGAGACGTATCCGGACCTCGGCGCCCTCGCGAAGGCCGTCTCCGACGGCGCCGAGCCGCCGCACGTGGTGGTCGTCTCCCGGCCCCCGGCCGCCGCCGGGAGCGGGGCGGACGTCGCGGACGCGGTGCGCGGCGCCGTGCGCGAGGGCCTGGAGTGGGCGCGCCGGTGGGGTGATCCGCTGTTCGCGGACAGCCGTCTGGTCGTGCTGACCCGGGGTGCCGTGCCCGCCTGGGACGGCTCCACGGCGCCGGACCTGCCGGCCGCCGCCCTGTGGGGGCTGGTCGGCGCGGCGCAGGACCGGGCCCCGGGCCGATTTGTGCTGGTCGACACGGACGCCTCCAAGCGGGCCTGGCGCGTCCTGCCGGACGCGGTGGCCTCGGGCGAACCCCGGCTGGCGCTGCGCGGCCGTGCGGCGCGCGTGCCGCGGGTCGAACGCGTCGCGCCCGGTGCAGGCTCCCCGGTGCCCACCCCGCGCGGCACGGGCCTGCTGCTGGTGGTGCAGGCCGGGGCGACCGCACCGGTCGGGCGTCTGCCGGCCGGACTCGGCTCGCGTGAGGTGCTGTTGGCCGACACCGCGGGGCCGGACCCGGCTGCCGCGGCGCAGGCAGGAGTGCCGGGCACGTCCGTGGCCGCGTGGGACGCGGCGGACCCGGTGGCGTCCGTGCGCCCGCTGCGGGCGGCCGGTCCTTCGGCCGTGCTGTTCGCGGCGGCCGTGCACATCGCCTCCGAGGGGCCCGACGGCGATGTCGACGCGGTGCTGCGGCCGGTCGTCGACACCGCGCTCGCCCTCGGCGACGGGCTCGCGCCCGGGGACGTGGACACGTTCGTGCTCAGCTCCCCCGGTCCCTCGCCGACCGCCCCCGGGCTGGTCGCCGAGGCCGCCGGCGCGTTCCTGGACGCGTGGGCGGTGCGGCTGCGGGCCGCCGGTGTGCCGGCCGTGTCGGTACGCGGCGCCGACCTGGCCTCGCGGGAGGCCCTCGACCTCTTCGACGCGGCGTGCTCGCTGGGGCTGCCCGCGGTCGTCGCCGCGCGCACCCCGCTGGGCGGCGCCGGCTCCCCCGGCCCGCTCACCGGCTCGGCCGCGCTGCGGCGGGGGCTGGTGGCCGGTGCGGGCCGCCGGGTGGCCCGTGACGCGGTGGCGGACCCGTCCGGGCTGCGGCACCGGCTGGCGGCCCTGTCGGACGCGGAGCAGGAGCAGTCCCTCATCGACCTGGTACGCACGCACTTCGCCGCCTCCCTCGGGCTGCCCGGCGGCGCCCAGGTGCCGCCGGACGGCGAGACGCGGGAGCTCGGCTTCGACTCGCTGACGGCGCTGACCGCGCGCAACGCGCTGGTCGAGGCGACCGGGCTGCCCCTGTCGGCGGCCGTGGTGTTCGACTTCGCCACGCCGGCCGGGCTCGCCCGCCATCTGAAGAAGGAGCTGCTCGCCCGCTGA
- a CDS encoding ketoacyl-ACP synthase III family protein has translation MRVENVHIESLGVVLPEWADALQAVAEGRLDGEIQAANGLTGTHVAGDVPAMDLVVAAARTTLERSKTDPEDLGAYIHSAVHYQGPDGAYPPGYILRELGLGNIPALYLQQGCDGMLSALEVAIGKLTGAAGAGSVLLTTGENFSSPQMDRWKGFGQAYILGDGAAAVLVSDEEGFAEVRSLNSGVLHELESWHRGDGPLLLREDTGTVAGMVERAEQFSERMPLSETMEKLTLFGLDMIHRSLVDAGLNASDLTKVVPINMDGRMIEYSIMLPLGLTMAECSWDFGRTVGHVGGADVFISLEHLVRTREVVPGDNVLLFSQGPGWLCSAAVLTITDTPHWAV, from the coding sequence ATGAGGGTCGAGAACGTGCACATCGAATCGCTGGGCGTCGTGCTGCCCGAGTGGGCCGACGCCCTGCAGGCCGTGGCCGAAGGGAGGCTGGACGGCGAGATCCAGGCGGCGAACGGGCTGACGGGCACCCATGTCGCCGGTGACGTGCCGGCCATGGACCTCGTCGTGGCGGCCGCCCGGACCACGCTGGAGCGCTCGAAGACCGATCCCGAGGACCTCGGGGCGTACATCCACAGCGCCGTCCACTACCAGGGCCCCGACGGGGCCTACCCGCCCGGCTACATCCTGCGGGAGCTGGGCCTGGGCAACATTCCCGCGCTCTACCTCCAGCAGGGCTGCGACGGCATGCTCAGCGCCCTGGAGGTGGCGATCGGCAAGCTCACCGGGGCCGCCGGGGCGGGCTCGGTGCTGCTGACGACGGGCGAGAACTTCTCCTCGCCGCAGATGGACCGCTGGAAGGGCTTCGGCCAGGCGTACATCCTCGGGGACGGCGCGGCCGCGGTGCTGGTGAGCGACGAGGAGGGCTTCGCCGAGGTGCGCTCCCTCAACTCGGGGGTGCTGCACGAGCTGGAGTCGTGGCACCGCGGGGACGGGCCACTGCTGCTGCGCGAGGACACCGGAACGGTGGCCGGCATGGTCGAGCGGGCCGAGCAGTTCAGCGAGCGGATGCCCCTGTCGGAGACGATGGAGAAGCTGACCCTGTTCGGCCTGGACATGATCCACCGGTCGCTGGTCGACGCCGGCCTGAACGCGTCCGACCTCACCAAGGTGGTGCCGATCAACATGGACGGCCGGATGATCGAGTACTCGATCATGCTGCCGCTCGGGCTGACCATGGCGGAGTGCAGCTGGGACTTCGGCCGGACGGTCGGGCACGTGGGCGGCGCCGACGTGTTCATCTCCCTGGAACACCTGGTGCGCACGCGCGAGGTGGTGCCGGGCGACAACGTCCTGCTGTTCTCCCAGGGGCCGGGATGGCTGTGCAGCGCGGCCGTGCTCACCATCACCGACACGCCGCACTGGGCGGTCTGA